A single region of the Mustela lutreola isolate mMusLut2 chromosome 2, mMusLut2.pri, whole genome shotgun sequence genome encodes:
- the ARHGAP45 gene encoding rho GTPase-activating protein 45 isoform X6 — translation MLGWRRGAPTSYSPYRAGQHGPRRTGWDPGVQLTELPRKDGPDTVSLGPSLEPPSAASNAKATGTLKRPTSLSRHASAAGFPLPGASSWTLGRGHRSPLAAAGPAEPPVEGPCPDTGEISHLLADVGRFAKALEKLKECVLRDDLLEARRPLAHEYLGDALRVMRQIISRYPLLNTVESLTAAGTLIAKIRAFHYESNQECDKQEFEKALETIALSFSNTVSEFLMGEVDSSTLLSVPPGDPIQTMENLYGPGSEGTAPSADDCEAGCLAPEEVDMLLQRCEGGVDAALHYAKNMAKYMKDLIGYVEKRTALEMDFAKGVQKIVHNCRQSFMQQPHMPLLSIYSLALEQDLEFGHSMAQAVGTLQSQTLTQPLNLRRLEHEKRRKEIKELWHRAQRKLQEAESNLRKAKQGYTQRCEDHGKAHFLAVKAEEEQAVTGPGAAASKTLDKRRRLEEEAKNKAEEAMATYRTCVADAKTQKQELEDTKVTVLRQIQEVIRQSDQTIKSATISYYQMLHMQTASLPVHFQMLCESSKLYDPGQQYASYVGQLQRDEEPDVRYDFEPHVSANAWSPVMRTRKGSLASDATGAEATGSPEEEGGSGNGTPAKEHRGGRGHQVHKSWPTTVSDSEGSLDPSPGSGDFKKLERMSSSGTLSSNEELVDQEGSAGPSAFEQADLNGMAPELPVAVPSGPFRNVGLSKAARTHRLRKLRTPAKCRECNSYVYFQGAECEECCLACHKKCLDTLAIQCGHKKLQGRLQLFGQDFLKAACGAPDGIPFIVKKCVCEIEQRALHTKGIYRLNGVKTRVEKLCQAFEAGQELVELSQASPHDISNVLKLYLRQLPEPILSFRLYHELVGLAKDSLKAEAEAKVASRGRADPAETEAAAVAMAGRLRELLQDLPPENRATLTYLLRHLRRIVAVEQDNKMTPGNLGIVFGPTLLRPRPTEATVSLSSLVDYPHQARIVETLITHYGLIFEEEPEEVPGGQLKDSSDAARAEAEVQVPYQEGSAGATVPLQEVADGGPESRVASNDSDSEVEEASELLSPADRGHRLSFQEKQGSEASTEVAQGSRSGSEEQLGAGARHSDGGGLSQQLTEFNANQCNNVAKVPLPAMGLRGARLEAGTGPGRQPECV, via the exons atgctgggctggcGACGGGGGGCTCCCACCAGCTACAGCCCCTACCGGGCTGGACAGCACGGGCCACGCAGGACAGGTTGGGACCCTGGCGTTCAGCTCACG GAGCTGCCCAGGAAAGACGGGCCTGACACAGTGTCCCTTGGACCCAGCCTGGAGCCGCCAAGTGCAGCCTCGAACGCCAAGGCCACGGGCACCCTCAAACGACCCACCAGCCTGAGTCGCCATGCCAGCGCTGCTGGCTTCCCGCTGCCTGGCGCCAGCTCCTGGACGCTGGGTCGGGGCCACCGCAGCCCACTGGCCGCAGCCGGCCCCGCCGAGCCTCCCGTCGAGGGTCCCTGCCCTGACACTGGCGAGATCTCTCACCTGCTGGCCGACGTGGGCCGCTTTGCCAAGGCCCTTGAGAAGCTCAAGGAGTGTGTCCTGAGGGACG ACCTCCTGGAGGCCCGCCGGCCCCTGGCCCACGAGTACCTGGGCGACGCTCTTCGTGTGATGCGCCAGATCATTTCCAGGTACCCGCTGCTGAACACCGTGGAGTCACTGACTGCCGCCGGCACCCTCATTGCCAAGATCAGAG CCTTCCATTATGAGAGCAACCAGGAGTGCGACAAGCAGGAGTTTGAGAAGGCCCTGGAGACCATCGCTCTCTCCTTCAGTAACAC CGTGTCTGAGTTCCTCATGGGGGAAGTGGACAGCAGCACTCTCCTGTCAGTGCCCCCTGGGGACCCCATCCAG ACCATGGAAAACCTGTACGGCCCCGGCAGCGAGGGCACCGCCCCCAGCGCAGACGACTGCGAAGCCG GCTGCCTGGCCCCGGAGGAGGTGGACATGCTGCTGCAGCGCTGCGAGGGGGGCGTGGACGCCGCGCTGCACTACGCCAAGAACATGGCCAAGTACATGAAGGACCTCATTGGCTACGTGGAAAAGCGGACGGCGCTGG AGATGGACTTCGCCAAAGGCGTGCAGAAGATCGTGCACAACTGCAGGCAGAGTTTCATGCAGCAG ccccacatGCCGCTCCTGTCCATCTACTCCCTGGCCCTGGAGCAGGACCTGGAGTTCGGCCACAGCATGGCGCAGGCGGTGGGCACGCTGCAGAGCCAGACCCTCACGCAG CCCCTGAACCTCAGGCGGCTGGAGCACGAGAAGCGCAGGAAGGAGATCAAGGAGCTGTGGCACCGCGCCCAGAGGAAGCTG CAAGAGGCGGAGTCAAACCTGCGCAAGGCCAAGCAGGGCTACACACAGCGCTGCGAGGACCACGGCAAGGCCCACTTCCTGGCGGTCAAGGCTGAGGAGGAGCAGGCCGTCACCGGGCCCGGGGCCGCCGCCTCCAAGACCCTGGACAAGCGGCGGCGCCTGGAGGAGGAGGCTAAGAACAAG GCCGAGGAAGCCATGGCCACCTACCGGACGTGTGTGGCCGATGCCAAGACACAGAAGCAGGAGCTGGAGGACACCAAGGTGACGGTGCTGCGGCAGATCCAGGAGGTCATCCGCCAGAGCGACCAGACCATCAAGTCG GCCACCATCTCCTACTACCAGATGCTGCACATGCAGACGGCCTCGCTGCCCGTGCACTTCCAGATGCTGTGCGAGAGCAGCAAGCTGTACGACCCGGGGCAGCAGTACGCCTCCTACGTGGGCCAGCTGCAGCGGGACGAGGAGCCCGACGTGCGCTACGACTTCGAGCCCCACGTCTCCGCCAACGCCTG GTCCCCGGTCATGCGCACCCGTAAGGGGAGCCTTGCCAGTGACGCCACGGGGGCAGAGGCCACCGGCAGCCCTGAGGAGGAAGGTGGATCCGGCAATGGCACACCTGCCAAGGAACACAGGG GTGGGCGTGGACACCAGGTGCACAAGTCGTGGCCCACCACCGTGTCAGACTCAGAGGGCAGCCTGGACCCCAGCCCTGGCTCAG GGGACTTTAAGAAGTTGGAGCGGATGTCGTCCAGCGGCACCCTGTCGTCCAACGAGGAGCTGGTGGACCAGGAGGGCAGTGCAGGGCCGTCAGCCTttgagcagg CTGACCTCAACGGCATGGCCCCCGAGCTGCCAGTGGCCGTGCCCAGTGGGCCTTTCCGCAACGTGGGGCTGTCCAAGGCTGCCCGCACGCACCGTCTGCGAAAGCTGCGCACGCCGGCCAAGTGCAGGGAGTGTAACAGCTACGTCTACTTCCAGGGGGCGGAGTGTGAGGAG TGCTGCCTGGCCTGTCACAAGAAGTGCCTGGACACGCTGGCCATCCAGTGTGGCCACAAGAAACTCCAGGGCCGCCTGCAGCTCTTCGGCCAGGACTTCTTGAAGGCGGCCTGCGGCGCGCCCGACGGCATCCCCTTCATCGTCAAGAAGTGCGTCTGCGAGATTGAGCAGCGGGCACTGCACACCAAG GGCATCTACCGTCTCAACGGGGTGAAGACGCGCGTGGAGAAGCTGTGCCAGGCGTTCGAGGCTGGCCAGGAGCTGGTGGAGCTGTCACAGGCCTCGCCCCACGACATCAGCAACGTCCTCAAGCTCTACCTGCGGCAG CTGCCCGAACCCATCCTCTCCTTCCGCCTCTACCACGAGCTCGTGGGGCTGGCCAAGGACAGTCTGAAGGCGGAGGCGGAGGCCAAGGTGGCGTCCCGGGGCCGGGCAGACCCTGCGGAGACCGAGGCCGCGGCCGTGGCCATGGCAGGCCGGCTGCGGGAGCTCCTGCAGGACCTGCCCCCCGAGAACCGGGCCACACTGACGTACTTGCTGCGGCACCTGCGCAG GATCGTGGCGGTGGAGCAGGACAACAAGATGACTCCGGGGAACCTGGGCATCGTGTTCGGACCCACGCTGCTGCGGCCCAGGCCCACCGAGGCCACCGTGTCCCTGTCTTCCCTGGTCGACTACCCGCACCAGGCCCGCATCGTGGAGACCCTCATCACGCACTACGGCCTGATCTTTGAGGAGGAACCCGAGGAGGTGCCTGGGGGCCAGCTGAAG GACAGCTCAGACGCGGCACGGGCTGAGGCAGAGGTGCAGGTGCCCTACCAGGAGGGGAGCGCGGGGGCCACAGTCCCCCTGCAGGAGGTGGCGGATGGTGGCCCAG AATCCCGGGTGGCCTCCAACGACTCTGATTCCGAGGTAGAAGAGGCCTCAGAGCTTCTGTCCCCAGCGGACAGGGGACACCGCCTCAGTTTCCAGGAGAAGCAGGGCAGCGAGGCCAGCACGGAGGTGGCCCAGGGCAGCCGCAGCGGCAGCGAGGAGCAGCTGGGCGCCGGGGCCAGGCACAGCGACGGGGGAGGCCTTTCCCAGCAGCTCACCGAGTTCAACGCCAACCAGTGCAACAATGTGGCCAAGGTCCCGCTGCCTGCCATGGGGCTCCGCGGTGCGCGGCTTGAGGCAGGCACGGGCCCGGGGCGGCAGCCGGAGTGTGTGTAG
- the ARHGAP45 gene encoding rho GTPase-activating protein 45 isoform X8: MRQIISRYPLLNTVESLTAAGTLIAKIRAFHYESNQECDKQEFEKALETIALSFSNTVSEFLMGEVDSSTLLSVPPGDPIQTMENLYGPGSEGTAPSADDCEAGCLAPEEVDMLLQRCEGGVDAALHYAKNMAKYMKDLIGYVEKRTALEMDFAKGVQKIVHNCRQSFMQQPHMPLLSIYSLALEQDLEFGHSMAQAVGTLQSQTLTQPLNLRRLEHEKRRKEIKELWHRAQRKLQEAESNLRKAKQGYTQRCEDHGKAHFLAVKAEEEQAVTGPGAAASKTLDKRRRLEEEAKNKAEEAMATYRTCVADAKTQKQELEDTKVTVLRQIQEVIRQSDQTIKSATISYYQMLHMQTASLPVHFQMLCESSKLYDPGQQYASYVGQLQRDEEPDVRYDFEPHVSANAWSPVMRTRKGSLASDATGAEATGSPEEEGGSGNGTPAKEHRGEGPVGVASGRGLSRAPQSPLNTPPAGGRGHQVHKSWPTTVSDSEGSLDPSPGSGDFKKLERMSSSGTLSSNEELVDQEGSAGPSAFEQADLNGMAPELPVAVPSGPFRNVGLSKAARTHRLRKLRTPAKCRECNSYVYFQGAECEECCLACHKKCLDTLAIQCGHKKLQGRLQLFGQDFLKAACGAPDGIPFIVKKCVCEIEQRALHTKGIYRLNGVKTRVEKLCQAFEAGQELVELSQASPHDISNVLKLYLRQLPEPILSFRLYHELVGLAKDSLKAEAEAKVASRGRADPAETEAAAVAMAGRLRELLQDLPPENRATLTYLLRHLRRIVAVEQDNKMTPGNLGIVFGPTLLRPRPTEATVSLSSLVDYPHQARIVETLITHYGLIFEEEPEEVPGGQLKDSSDAARAEAEVQVPYQEGSAGATVPLQEVADGGPESRVASNDSDSEVEEASELLSPADRGHRLSFQEKQGSEASTEVAQGSRSGSEEQLGAGARHSDGGGLSQQLTEFNANQCNNVAKVPLPAMGLRGARLEAGTGPGRQPECV; encoded by the exons ATGCGCCAGATCATTTCCAGGTACCCGCTGCTGAACACCGTGGAGTCACTGACTGCCGCCGGCACCCTCATTGCCAAGATCAGAG CCTTCCATTATGAGAGCAACCAGGAGTGCGACAAGCAGGAGTTTGAGAAGGCCCTGGAGACCATCGCTCTCTCCTTCAGTAACAC CGTGTCTGAGTTCCTCATGGGGGAAGTGGACAGCAGCACTCTCCTGTCAGTGCCCCCTGGGGACCCCATCCAG ACCATGGAAAACCTGTACGGCCCCGGCAGCGAGGGCACCGCCCCCAGCGCAGACGACTGCGAAGCCG GCTGCCTGGCCCCGGAGGAGGTGGACATGCTGCTGCAGCGCTGCGAGGGGGGCGTGGACGCCGCGCTGCACTACGCCAAGAACATGGCCAAGTACATGAAGGACCTCATTGGCTACGTGGAAAAGCGGACGGCGCTGG AGATGGACTTCGCCAAAGGCGTGCAGAAGATCGTGCACAACTGCAGGCAGAGTTTCATGCAGCAG ccccacatGCCGCTCCTGTCCATCTACTCCCTGGCCCTGGAGCAGGACCTGGAGTTCGGCCACAGCATGGCGCAGGCGGTGGGCACGCTGCAGAGCCAGACCCTCACGCAG CCCCTGAACCTCAGGCGGCTGGAGCACGAGAAGCGCAGGAAGGAGATCAAGGAGCTGTGGCACCGCGCCCAGAGGAAGCTG CAAGAGGCGGAGTCAAACCTGCGCAAGGCCAAGCAGGGCTACACACAGCGCTGCGAGGACCACGGCAAGGCCCACTTCCTGGCGGTCAAGGCTGAGGAGGAGCAGGCCGTCACCGGGCCCGGGGCCGCCGCCTCCAAGACCCTGGACAAGCGGCGGCGCCTGGAGGAGGAGGCTAAGAACAAG GCCGAGGAAGCCATGGCCACCTACCGGACGTGTGTGGCCGATGCCAAGACACAGAAGCAGGAGCTGGAGGACACCAAGGTGACGGTGCTGCGGCAGATCCAGGAGGTCATCCGCCAGAGCGACCAGACCATCAAGTCG GCCACCATCTCCTACTACCAGATGCTGCACATGCAGACGGCCTCGCTGCCCGTGCACTTCCAGATGCTGTGCGAGAGCAGCAAGCTGTACGACCCGGGGCAGCAGTACGCCTCCTACGTGGGCCAGCTGCAGCGGGACGAGGAGCCCGACGTGCGCTACGACTTCGAGCCCCACGTCTCCGCCAACGCCTG GTCCCCGGTCATGCGCACCCGTAAGGGGAGCCTTGCCAGTGACGCCACGGGGGCAGAGGCCACCGGCAGCCCTGAGGAGGAAGGTGGATCCGGCAATGGCACACCTGCCAAGGAACACAGGGGTGAGGGCCCGGTGGGGGTGGCGAGTGGGCGCGGCCTCTCTAGAGCCCCTCAGTCCCCGCTGAACACCCCTCCTGCAGGTGGGCGTGGACACCAGGTGCACAAGTCGTGGCCCACCACCGTGTCAGACTCAGAGGGCAGCCTGGACCCCAGCCCTGGCTCAG GGGACTTTAAGAAGTTGGAGCGGATGTCGTCCAGCGGCACCCTGTCGTCCAACGAGGAGCTGGTGGACCAGGAGGGCAGTGCAGGGCCGTCAGCCTttgagcagg CTGACCTCAACGGCATGGCCCCCGAGCTGCCAGTGGCCGTGCCCAGTGGGCCTTTCCGCAACGTGGGGCTGTCCAAGGCTGCCCGCACGCACCGTCTGCGAAAGCTGCGCACGCCGGCCAAGTGCAGGGAGTGTAACAGCTACGTCTACTTCCAGGGGGCGGAGTGTGAGGAG TGCTGCCTGGCCTGTCACAAGAAGTGCCTGGACACGCTGGCCATCCAGTGTGGCCACAAGAAACTCCAGGGCCGCCTGCAGCTCTTCGGCCAGGACTTCTTGAAGGCGGCCTGCGGCGCGCCCGACGGCATCCCCTTCATCGTCAAGAAGTGCGTCTGCGAGATTGAGCAGCGGGCACTGCACACCAAG GGCATCTACCGTCTCAACGGGGTGAAGACGCGCGTGGAGAAGCTGTGCCAGGCGTTCGAGGCTGGCCAGGAGCTGGTGGAGCTGTCACAGGCCTCGCCCCACGACATCAGCAACGTCCTCAAGCTCTACCTGCGGCAG CTGCCCGAACCCATCCTCTCCTTCCGCCTCTACCACGAGCTCGTGGGGCTGGCCAAGGACAGTCTGAAGGCGGAGGCGGAGGCCAAGGTGGCGTCCCGGGGCCGGGCAGACCCTGCGGAGACCGAGGCCGCGGCCGTGGCCATGGCAGGCCGGCTGCGGGAGCTCCTGCAGGACCTGCCCCCCGAGAACCGGGCCACACTGACGTACTTGCTGCGGCACCTGCGCAG GATCGTGGCGGTGGAGCAGGACAACAAGATGACTCCGGGGAACCTGGGCATCGTGTTCGGACCCACGCTGCTGCGGCCCAGGCCCACCGAGGCCACCGTGTCCCTGTCTTCCCTGGTCGACTACCCGCACCAGGCCCGCATCGTGGAGACCCTCATCACGCACTACGGCCTGATCTTTGAGGAGGAACCCGAGGAGGTGCCTGGGGGCCAGCTGAAG GACAGCTCAGACGCGGCACGGGCTGAGGCAGAGGTGCAGGTGCCCTACCAGGAGGGGAGCGCGGGGGCCACAGTCCCCCTGCAGGAGGTGGCGGATGGTGGCCCAG AATCCCGGGTGGCCTCCAACGACTCTGATTCCGAGGTAGAAGAGGCCTCAGAGCTTCTGTCCCCAGCGGACAGGGGACACCGCCTCAGTTTCCAGGAGAAGCAGGGCAGCGAGGCCAGCACGGAGGTGGCCCAGGGCAGCCGCAGCGGCAGCGAGGAGCAGCTGGGCGCCGGGGCCAGGCACAGCGACGGGGGAGGCCTTTCCCAGCAGCTCACCGAGTTCAACGCCAACCAGTGCAACAATGTGGCCAAGGTCCCGCTGCCTGCCATGGGGCTCCGCGGTGCGCGGCTTGAGGCAGGCACGGGCCCGGGGCGGCAGCCGGAGTGTGTGTAG